Proteins encoded together in one Drosophila willistoni isolate 14030-0811.24 chromosome XR unlocalized genomic scaffold, UCI_dwil_1.1 Seg105, whole genome shotgun sequence window:
- the LOC6645986 gene encoding uncharacterized protein LOC6645986 translates to MLSNPPTPRTNYTRYIHIPFTPPLSYCQSKQQLEPFQLQLLIFSLQLTLVSLTLVSWGNASQSQYHIQTDEGPERYFRFQTDNGQFRKEKRLQDGTVIGTEAWIDAAGFLRQKDYIADKQGYRILKSKTIFVGQGRGIEDAIKSTKAAPAQSGVLVDGNAGGNSIASSSGSGYQKAGYVYASTTTTTTTPAPAVAIPLEYEQSAILASGVGKLNYLPPEQAAQIEPQTQLGFDHYPDELPRARDQLLSVSPVVHIQPNSEPLDELPNAINVYDEEADRAFGHGQFGSVISSTTTTTTTTTPRPTSLYTPSLDMLPPAFSSHRRRLRPRPRPSAIAIVASTPSPISSQEAFAYSTPKPFAAPPPQFPLHVDTGYQYVTPPTVSGYSPLEVNSLDTAPALLPPLPDRAYRRRLRPVHSNHLDSAAEYDGVSVNRNGFRYVLPKQYHEEQQIGEKRAGSFGYVDPFGIRRVVYYNASPGRGFVHRNNNQFVGANGAPYDEPGPAQLVNE, encoded by the exons ATGTTATCGAACCCACCAACGCCACGAACTAACTATactagatatatacatataccctTTACTCCCCCCCTCTCCTACTGTCAATCAAAACAACAACTGGAGCCATTTCAACTTCaacttttgattttttctttgcaGCTGACACTTGTGTCTCTGACTTTGGTCTCTTGGGGCAATGCCAGCCAGAGTCAGTATCACATTCAAACGGATGAGGGACCCGAAAGATATTTCCGCTTCCAAACGGACAATGGACAGTTTCGTAAAGAGAAACGTTTGCAGGATGGCACAGTAATTG GTACTGAAGCTTGGATCGATGCAGCTGGTTTCCTTAGACAAAAGGACTATATAGCTGATAAGCAAGGCTATCGTATACTGAAATCGAAAACCATTTTCGTAGGTCAAGGACGAGGCATAGAG GATGCCATTAAGTCTACCAAGGCAGCTCCAGCTCAATCGGGAGTTTTGGTTGACGGCAATGCTGGTGGTAATAGCATAGCTTCCTCCTCTGGTTCTGGCTATCAGAAGGCTGGCTATGTATATGcttcgacaacaacaacaacgaccaCACCTGCTCCAGCTGTTGCTATTCCTTTGGAGTACGAACAATCGGCCATATTGGCATCGGGTGTGGGCAAGCTAAACTACTTGCCACCCGAGCAGGCAGCACAAATTGAGCCCCAAACCCAATTGGGTTTCGATCATTATCCCGATGAGTTGCCCAGAGCCAGGGATCAGTTGCTATCGGTCTCGCCAGTGGTGCACATACAGCCCAATTCGGAGCCTTTGGATGAGCTGCCGAATGCCATCAATGTGTACGATGAAGAGGCCGATCGTGCCTTTGGCCATGGTCAGTTTGGATCGGTCATAAGTTccacgacgacaacgacgacaacgacaactcCTCGGCCTACTTCGCTGTATACTCCATCATTGGATATGCTGCCGCCCGCCTTCAGTTCACATAGACGTCGCCTGCGTCCGCGTCCGCGTCCATCGGCCATTGCCATAGTGGCCAGCACTCCGTCTCCAATATCGTCTCAGGAAGCCTTTGCCTACTCTACTCCAAAACCATTTGCCGCCCCGCCCCCACAATTTCCGCTCCATGTGGACACTGGTTATCAGTATGTGACGCCCCCAACTGTAAGTGGCTACTCACCCCTGGAGGTAAATTCGCTAGACACTGCTCCGGCCCTTTTGCCACCGTTGCCCGATCGTGCCTATCGTCGACGACTGCGGCCAGTGCATTCCAATCACTTGGACTCTGCAGCCGAATATGATGGTGTGAGTGTTAATCGGAATGGTTTCCGCTATGTCCTGCCCAAGCAATACCACGAGGAACAGCAAATTGGTGAGAAGAGAGCCGGCAGTTTTGGTTATGTTGATCCATTTGGCATACGCCGTGTGGTCTATTACAATGCCTCGCCAGGACGTGGATTTGTGCACAGGAATAACAATCAATTTGTGGGAGCCAATGGAGCGCCCTACGATGAGCCGGGACCAGCTCAGTTGGTTAACGAATAA
- the LOC6645987 gene encoding protein dpy-30 homolog, which translates to MSKITVEDVAAAGDAGKDGGSLTNAGTAQDSQASLLSELTPMPLGICRKRRADVNSLPLRQYLDQTVAPILLHGLQALAKDRPSDPISYLATYLLKNKNRCDEAKAEQE; encoded by the coding sequence ATGTCAAAGATTACTGTCGAGGATGTGGCAGCTGCCGGAGATGCTGGCAAGGATGGTGGCTCTCTAACCAATGCCGGAACCGCACAAGATTCACAGGCCAGTTTACTGAGTGAATTGACCCCCATGCCACTGGGCATTTGCCGCAAGCGTCGTGCCGATGTCAACTCTTTGCCTTTGCGCCAATATTTGGATCAGACTGTGGCCCCAATACTGCTACACGGCCTACAGGCCTTGGCCAAGGATCGCCCCAGTGATCCGATAAGCTATTTGGCTACCTATTTGTTGAAGAACAAAAATCGCTGTGATGAGGCAAAGGCTGAACAAGAATAG
- the LOC6645988 gene encoding microspherule protein 1: MEAIRLPSSATDIGPIAEKSTPNLTVELTESVIKVGDALEIAHATIPTADSAAGTSILKSELLRTLPITNQIHNPPIEIQNDQKPISSSCTIKRKRFDDLGEYDATLPRTRSGVNTAIIKKTTHPETRSSAETLLPGTSIQVTEPSTEATINQPTLPILAAKSVSHPKPTMLRAQSSKRRSRPRARPRPRSARSTNKKTHQRRRPVGPIASKGLGRWKPIDDLALVINVQQTNDLRMIHRGVKFSCKFTLQELQQRWYALLYEPAVSRIAAAAMRNLHPELVHSVQRKALYSQQEEDMLGTIKSTETPKLEQFQELLDQNAAIFYSARTAKSLQNHWLLLKQYYLLPDQSVKPLKETEPLTFSDAEEELNDHDLEDHYDEAVDKELKLEDRRIKREIRLLENELFRWGILVASSSATNFDNQSLACLCGRNVRYLMRSKEISFGRDTKHHVVDVDLSLEGPAAKISRRQGTIKLRSNGDFFIANEGKRAILIDGNPVLSGHKKRLANNSTVEICGLRFTFLVYYDLINAIRLENAKTTNPLG; this comes from the exons ATGGAGGCGATTCGATTACCTTCATCTGCCACGGATATCGGACCAATTGCGGAAAAGTCAACTCCAAATTTGACAGTGGAGTTGACAGAATCTGTGATTAAAGTAGGCGATGCTTTAGAAATAGCACATGCCACAATTCCGACAGCAGATTCAGCAGCAGGCACAAGCATTTTAAAATCAGAGCTCTTACGGACTTTGCCTATTACAAATCAAATTCACAATCCTCCCATAGAGATTCAAAACGATCAAAAACCTATAAG TTCATCCTGTACCATCAAACGCAAGCGATTTGATGATTTAGGCGAGTACGACGCGACGCTACCAAGAACTCGCAGCGGAGTTAATACAGCAATTATAAAGAAAACTACACATCCAGAGACACGAAGTTCGGCAGAAACCCTTTTGCCTGGCACTTCTATTCAGGTGACAGAGCCCTCAACAGAAGCAACAATCAATCAACCCACTTTACCGATCCTTGCTGCTAAAAGCGTATCCCATCCAAAGCCCACAATGCTGCGTGCCCAGTCTAGTAAGCGTCGATCACGACCACGAGCACGACCCCGACCCCGATCAGCGCGTTCGACAAATAAAAAGACCCATCAGCGCCGCCGCCCAGTTGGTCCAATAGCCTCGAAGGGTCTAGGTCGTTGGAAACCTATTGATGATCTAGCTCTTGTTATTAATGTACAACAAACAAATGATTTGCGTATGATTCATCGGGGAGTGAAGTTCTCTTGCAAGTTTACATTGCAAGAACTGCAGCAGCGTTGGTATGCCCTGCTGTACGAACCAGCTGTATCCCGTATAGCTGCCGCCGCTATGCGTAATCTACATCCAGAACTGGTACACTCCGTACAACGCAAGGCCTTGTACAGTCAGCAAGAGGAGGACATGTTGGGCACCATCAAAAGC ACGGAAACTCCAAAACTGGAACAATTTCAGGAATTGTTGGACCAAAACGCCGCGATTTTCTATTCGGCTCGCACTGCAAAATCTCTTCAAAATCATTGGCTTCTTCTTAAGCAGTATTATTTGTTGCCCGATCAAAGCGTAAAACCCCTGAAAGAAACGGAGCCGTTGACCTTCTCGGATGCCGAAGAAGAATTAAACGACCATGATTTGGAAGACCATTATGATGAGGCTGTGGACAAAGAATTAAAACTTGAAGATCGCCGTATTAAACGCGAAATACGTCTGCTAGAAAATGAACTCTTCCGTTGGGGCATCCTGGTCGCTTCGTCATCGGCCACAAATTTTGACAACCAATCCCTGGCATGCTTGTGTGGACGCAATGTGCGCTACTTGATGCGCTCCAAGGAGATCTCTTTCGGTCGTGATACCAAGCACCATGTCGTGGATGTGGATCTTAGTCTAGAGGGCCCAGCGGCTAAAATTTCTCGTCGTCAGGGCACCATCAAGTTGCGCAGTAACGGCGACTTCTTCATTGCCAATGAGGGTAAGAGGGCTATCCTAATCGATGGCAATCCAGTCTTAAGTGGCCATAAGAAACGTCTAGCAAATAATTCCACTGTGGAGATATGTGGACTGCGTTTCACTTTCCTGGTCTACTATGACCTCATCAATGCAATTCGCCTGGAGAATGCCAAAACAACGAATCCTCTTGGATAA
- the LOC6645989 gene encoding microspherule protein 1: MEGPMLHSVSTDNANPTACTTSLNSIVTVLTPTTAMPTKVGGSSATTNVTITTTTTTTEPSVTGVLPTKPLPTLPVRKPIQNLPIELQNDQKRRSSSRTIKRKRFDDEIVEYNVTIPTNRSGADAHRHNRPRNSFPNFPGILGTTSSVGPLPIVAHPETALTPGSAEILLPGTPTQVAASSTFIPASPSTGATPNQPTLPIAAAKTVSHPKATMDRAPTAERRPRPVRSANKKSQRRRPVGPMATKDLGRWKPIDDLALIIGVQQTNDLRMIHRGVKFSCKFTLQELQQRWYALLYEPAVSRIAVSAMRNLHPELVESVQRKALYSVQEEDLLGTIKSTETPKLEQFQELLSKNASVFYWARTGKSLQNHWLLLKQYSLLPDQSVKSYNGTEPLTFSDAEEQIFDHDLQEAHDEAVDIESGLADRRKKRDIRCLENELSRWGVLVDSVLGPTAASEFDNQTLACLCGRNVRYLMRSKEISFGRDAKDYVVDVDLSLEGPAAKISRRQGTIKLRSNGDFFIANEGKRAIFIDSNPILSGHKARLAHNCTVEMSGLRFTFLVNYDLINAIRQENAKTSNPLN; this comes from the exons ATGGAAGGGCCGATGTTACATTCTGTTAGCACAGATAATGCTAATCCCACTGCGTGCACAACGTCCTTGAATTCCATTGTGACTGTATTAACACCTACGACTGCAATGCCCACAAAAGTAGGCGGGTCCTCAGCCACAACAAATGttacaattacaacaacaacaacaacaacagaaccaTCAGTCACTGGGGTTTTACCAACAAAGCCCTTGCCGACTTTGCCTGTTAGAAAACCAATTCAGAATCTTCCCATTGAGCTTCAAAACGATCAAAAGCGTAGAAG TTCTTCCCGCACAATCAAGCGAAAGCGATTTGATGATGAAATTGTCGAGTATAATGTGACAATACCGACAAATCGCAGTGGAGCTGATGCTCATCGTCACAATCGCCCAAGAAATTCATTTCCAAATTTTCCAGGAATTTTAGGAACAACTAGTTCAGTTGGCCCACTGCCCATTGTCGCACACCCGGAGACCGCCCTGACACCAGGCTCGGCAGAAATCCTTTTGCCTGGCACTCCCACTCAGGTAGCAGCATCTTCAACTTTTATACCAGCTTCACCCTCAACTGGAGCAACGCCCAATCAACCTACATTACCGATCGCAGCTGCTAAAACCGTATCGCATCCAAAGGCTACAATGGATCGAGCTCCGACCGCTGAGCGTCGACCACGGCCAGTGCGTTCGGCAAATAAGAAGTCCCAGCGTCGCCGCCCAGTCGGTCCGATGGCCACAAAGGATCTAGGCCGATGGAAGCCTATTGATGATCTAGCTCTTATTATTGGTGTACAACAAACAAATGATTTGCGTATGATTCATCGGGGAGTGAAGTTCTCTTGCAAGTTTACATTGCAAGAACTGCAGCAGCGTTGGTATGCCCTGCTGTACGAGCCAGCCGTATCCCGTATAGCTGTCTCTGCCATGCGAAATCTACACCCAGAACTGGTAGAATCCGTACAACGCAAGGCCTTGTACAGTGTGCAAGAGGAGGACCTGTTGGGCACCATCAAGAGC ACGGAAACTCCGAAATTGGAACAATTTCAAGAGCTGCTGAGCAAAAATGCGTCGGTTTTCTATTGGGCTCGCACTGGCAAATCTCTTCAAAATCATTGGCTTCTTCTTAAGCAGTATAGCCTGTTGCCCGATCAAAGCGTGAAATCGTACAATGGAACAGAGCCGTTGACCTTCTCGGATGCCGAGGAACAAATTTTCGATCATGATCTTCAAGAAGCACACGATGAGGCTGTGGATATTGAGTCTGGTCTTGCAGATCGTCGTAAAAAACGTGACATTCGTTGCTTAGAAAACGAGCTCTCTCGTTGGGGCGTTCTTGTGGACTCTGTTCTGGGACCGACTGCAGCATCAGAGTTTGATAATCAAACCCTGGCATGTTTATGTGGGAGAAATGTACGCTATTTGATGCGGTCTAAGGAGATTTCTTTTGGTCGTGATGCCAAAGACTACGTGGTGGATGTAGATCTAAGTCTAGAGGGTCCAGCGGCGAAAATTTCCCGTCGTCAGGGCACCATCAAATTGCGGAGTAATGGCGACTTCTTTATCGCTAATGAGGGTAAGAGGGCGATCTTCATCGATAGTAATCCGATTTTGAGTGGCCACAAGGCACGGCTTGCTCATAATTGTACTGTGGAGATGTCTGGACTGCGATTCACCTTCTTGGTCAACTATGACCTTATAAACGCAATACGGCAGGAGAACGCAAAAACATCGAATCCCTTAAATTAG
- the LOC6645976 gene encoding caytaxin produces the protein MSLHYAGSESSQSESKMDISEMTPTDSNSTGVSPLADNEIGPPTAAVPNALDNRIIDSRSGTELISIDTTVTSNIPQMQRQIIERTLANSHPLMSPTNTDSDSEPFQQGKCHNFPDVIPAQPASAHIPSARIIKPQDAKVSLLRGQSPDLLSSESDADVSQYLAAVESNFQSVSLLPNNANANGKSLQQQKRNSKRGPTLPGQGEDISSLDSISNHSFDDDEDIEHNLASLSPSSSLIDGLDGEDDDDDDNCEGPELLPDNDDDLDMEFGLMATTPTPAAAAAASSTTAPGSSLPQYTAAEERRDSRNWQKITLPDGRTREIDMRVIEPYKRVLSHGGYLKAGGQNAIVIFCACHLPDRSRADYSYVMDNLFLYVVKTLEQLVTDDYVLIYLHGGSSRRNVPPFPWLKRCYQLLDRRLRKSLKHMYLVHPTFWIKSLVWMARPFVSTKFWRKLIYVKSLEELGLHVVVEKAAIPEKVKQYDAKRH, from the exons ATGAG TTTACACTACGCGGGATCCGAGTCCTCACAATCGGAGAGCAAAATGGACATCTCGGAGATGACGCCTACGGATTCAAATTCCACTGGCGTCTCACCGCTGGCTGATAACGAGATCGGTCCTCCCACTGCTGCTGTTCCGAACGCTTTGGACAATAGAATCATAGACTCCCGATCGGGAACCGAACTGATCTCCATTGATACGACTGTTACGTCAAACATTCCGCAGATGCAACGCCAGATTATTGAGCGTACCCTGGCCAACAGTCATCCACTAATGTCCCCGACGAATACCGACTCCGATTCGGAGCCATTTCAGCAGGGCAAATGTCACAACTTTCCCGATGTTATTCCAGCTCAACCAGCCTCCGCCCATATCCCAAGCGCCCGCATCATTAAGCCACAAGATGCCAAAGTCAGTTTGTTGCGTGGCCAAAGTCCCGATCTCTTGAGCAGCGAATCGGATGCGGATGTCTCTCAGTATTTGGCGGCAGTGGAATCGAATTTTCAGTCCGTTTCTCTGCTGCCTAacaatgcaaatgcaaatggtAAATCTCTGCAACAGCAAAAAAGGAATAGCAAACGTGGACCTACACTTCCTGGGCAGGGAGAAGATATCTCCAGCCTGGATTCTATCTCTAATCATAGTTTCGATGATGACGAAGATATAGAACACAATTTGGCTTCGTTAAGTCCATCAAGTTCGCTAATCGATGGTCTGGATGGTgaagacgatgatgacgacgataaTTGTGAGGGGCCAGAACTATTACCCGACAATGATGATGACTTGGATATGGAATTTGGCCTTATGGCCACCACACCCACaccggcggcagcagcagcagcatcctcAACAACGGCACCTGGTTCTTCCCTTCCGCAGTATACGGCTGCCGAAGAGCGACGCGATTCACGCAATTGGCAAAAGATTACCCTGCCTGATGGACGCACTCGAGAGATTGATATGCGAGTCATTGAGCCATATAAACGTGTGCTCTCCCATGGTGGCTATCTGAAGGCTGGCGGTCAGAATGCAATCGTTATCTTTTGTGCCTGCCATTTGCCTGACAGATCCCGAGCAGATTATAGCTATGTGATGGACAATCTCTTCCTCTATGTTGTGAAGACCTTAGAGCAGTTGGTCACTGATGATTATGTATTAATCTATCTGCACGGTGGTTCTAGTAGGCGAAATGTTCCACCTTTTCCTTGGCTCAAAAG ATGCTATCAATTACTCGATCGCCGTTTACGAAAGAGTTTAAAGCACATGTATTTGGTGCATCCAACATTTTGGATCAAGTCGCTAGTGTGGATGGCGCGACCGTTTGTGAG CACAAAATTCTGGCGCAAATTGATCTATGTTAAATCGCTAGAAGAACTTGGCCTCCATGTAGTAGTGGAGAAAGCAGCCATACCGGAGAAAGTGAAGCAGTATGATGCCAAGCGACACTGA
- the LOC6645977 gene encoding gustatory receptor for sugar taste 64f produces MKFLPRLRIKLRRLKKLAKSPLLRKLDLLHESKRKRVFQESCEAYQMQIEDEYEKASPIMQKIKLPYSTRERFLYDGTFHEAVGRVLLIAQFFAMMPVYGVTSKRPSNLQFSWRYLRTCWCLIFIASSLVDLGLSLYKVLNDPITFNSIKPIIFRACIFLVCVYSLNLARKWPKLMHYWDQIEQDLPQYQTQTEKWQMAHTIRMTMFVGMMLSFAEHLLSMLSAVNYSAYCNQSSDPIENYFLHTNDEIFYVFHYSNLLAVWGKLQNFYSTFIWNYMDIFVMIISIGLASKFRQLNDNLKKFKGMNMSPSYWSERRIQYRNICMLCDKMDNAISFITMVSFSNNLYFICVQLLRSLNNMPSIAHAVYFYFSLIFLIGRTLAVSLYSAWVHDESRLTLRYLRCVPKESWCAEVKRFSEEIASDMVALSGMKFFHLTRKLVLSVAGTIVTYELVLIQFHEDNDLWDCQQSYYF; encoded by the exons ATGAAGTTCCTACCCAGGCTACGAATTAAATTGCGCCGTTTGAAAAAGTTAGCAAAATctccactactccgaaaactgGATTTACTTCATGAGAG TAAAAGAAAACGGGTTTTTCAGGAAAGCTGTGAGGCATAtcaaatgcaaattgaagatGAATATGAGAAAGCCAGTCCGATTATGCAAAAAATTA AGCTACCATATAGTACGCGTGAAAGATTCCTTTATGATGGTACTTTCCACGAGGCTGTTGGCCGCGTTTTACTTATTGCACAATTTTTTGCTATGATGCCCGTTTATGGAGTTACCTCAAAGCGTCCTAGTAATTTGCAATTCTCCTGGCGATATCTGCGGACTTGCTGGTGTCTTATTTTCATAGCATCATCACTGGTGGACCTGGGTTTATCTCTATACAAAGTTTTAAATGATCCCATAACATTTAATAGCATTAAACCAATCATATTTCGGGCTTGCATTTTTCTAGTTTGTGTATATTCATTAAATTTGGCCCGAAAGTGGCCGAAACTAATGCACTATTGGGATCAAATTGAGCAGGACCTGCCGCAATATCAGACCCAAACAGAGAAATGGCAAATGGCCCACACCATACGCATGACCATGTTTGTTGGCATGATGTTATCCTTTG CTGAGCATCTATTGAGCATGCTTTCAGCTGTCAACTATTCGGCCTATTGCAATCAATCCTCCGATCCCATAGAGAATTATTTTTTGCATACCAATGACGAGATATTCTATGTATTCCATTACTCCAATCTATTGGCTGTATGGGGTAAACTTCAGAATTTCTATTCGACATTCATATGGAATTATATGGATATATTCGTAATGATTATCAGCATTGGTTTGGCCTCCAAGTTTCGTCAACTCAATGATAATCTGAAGAAGTTTAAGGGCATG AATATGTCCCCTTCATATTGGTCGGAGCGTCGCATACAATATCGTAATATTTGCATGTTATGCGATAAAATGGATAATGCCATTTCCTTTATAACCATGGTATCCTTTTCCAATAATCTCTACTTTATATGCGTACAGCTGTTAAGAAGTTTAAA CAATATGCCTTCTATAGCCCATGCGgtctatttttatttctctctAATTTTCCTTATAGGACGCACTCTAGCCGTATCCTTGTATTCCGCCTGGGTGCATGACGAATCGCGTCTCACTTTACGTTATTTACGCTGTGTACCCAAAGAATCCTGGTGTGCGGAGGTGAAGCGTTTTTCAGAGGAAATCGCCAGCGATATGGTGGCTCTTAGTGGCATGAAGTTTTTTCATTTAACTAGAAAATTGGTTTTAAGT GTAGCCGGCACAATAGTCACATACGAATTAGTTCTTATTCAATTCCATGAGGACAACGATTTGTGGGACTGTCAGCAGAgttattatttttag